A window of the Chlamydiota bacterium genome harbors these coding sequences:
- a CDS encoding transketolase, which produces MISPLMQKLSIKELENLAHEMRKDIIIMIGKAASGHPGSSLSAIDIITALFFNIMRHDSKNPHWQDRDRFVLSKGHAAPALYAAYERSGYFPYEWIYNLRKLGSPLQGHPDRRKMDFVEASTGSLGQGLSVALGIGLAAKLDKKDYWTYCMIGDGESNEGQIWEAAMFASHQKIDNVTVILDYNKFQLDGAVKDILNMEPMKHKWESFGWHVQEIDGHNMKQIIDSLEQAKKIKNQPTMIIAHTVKGKGVSFMENNNHFHGVAPTPDEMRKALSELGEKSERIEEILKR; this is translated from the coding sequence ATGATATCTCCACTTATGCAAAAATTATCGATTAAAGAACTTGAAAATTTAGCCCATGAGATGAGAAAAGACATCATTATCATGATTGGAAAAGCCGCCTCGGGTCATCCAGGAAGTTCGCTTTCCGCCATTGATATAATCACAGCCCTTTTCTTCAATATCATGCGGCATGACTCTAAAAATCCGCACTGGCAGGATCGAGACCGCTTTGTTCTCAGCAAAGGCCATGCAGCCCCTGCCCTTTACGCCGCTTATGAAAGATCCGGCTATTTTCCCTATGAGTGGATTTATAATTTGCGAAAATTAGGCTCTCCCCTGCAGGGACATCCCGATCGTAGAAAAATGGATTTTGTCGAAGCCTCCACGGGTTCGCTTGGCCAAGGCCTTTCAGTCGCTTTAGGAATTGGGCTTGCAGCCAAGCTCGACAAAAAAGACTACTGGACTTACTGCATGATTGGCGATGGAGAATCCAATGAGGGGCAAATATGGGAAGCTGCGATGTTTGCCTCCCATCAGAAAATAGACAATGTCACTGTCATTTTAGATTACAACAAATTTCAACTGGATGGGGCCGTCAAAGACATTTTAAACATGGAGCCCATGAAACATAAGTGGGAATCCTTTGGCTGGCATGTTCAGGAAATTGATGGTCACAACATGAAACAAATTATTGATTCTTTAGAACAAGCTAAAAAAATCAAAAATCAACCTACGATGATCATTGCCCATACGGTCAAAGGGAAAGGAGTCTCTTTCATGGAAAATAACAATCACTTTCATGGGGTTGCTCCTACGCCTGATGAAATGAGAAAAGCGCTCTCAGAATTAGGTGAAAAATCAGAACGAATTGAAGAAATTTTAAAAAGATAG
- a CDS encoding type II toxin-antitoxin system HicB family antitoxin, producing the protein MFQSFCAVIHKEDHLYVAECPEVGTVSQGSALEEAISNLKEATELYLQEFPSSHLENI; encoded by the coding sequence ATGTTTCAGTCCTTTTGCGCAGTTATTCATAAAGAAGATCATCTTTACGTTGCGGAATGTCCAGAGGTTGGAACTGTCAGTCAAGGTTCTGCATTGGAAGAGGCCATTTCGAACTTAAAAGAAGCCACGGAACTTTATCTCCAAGAATTTCCCAGTTCTCATTTAGAAAACATTTGA
- a CDS encoding nucleotidyltransferase family protein — protein sequence MTRDEILHFLQRHKAELKTNFGVVSIGLFGSYARNEAREESDIDILVDIVSPNKFRSFFNLNHFLESSFKKKVDLGLESSLKEFIRRRIQKDVIYA from the coding sequence ATGACACGTGACGAAATTCTCCATTTTCTTCAAAGACATAAAGCAGAGCTTAAGACAAACTTTGGGGTCGTCAGCATCGGTTTGTTTGGGAGCTACGCACGAAATGAGGCTCGTGAGGAGAGTGATATTGATATTCTTGTCGATATTGTAAGTCCAAATAAATTCAGGAGTTTTTTTAATTTGAACCATTTTCTTGAATCTTCTTTCAAAAAAAAGGTCGATCTTGGACTTGAGTCTTCCTTAAAAGAATTTATTCGCCGTCGTATTCAAAAAGATGTGATTTATGCCTAA
- a CDS encoding transketolase family protein: protein MPLEKKLGAATRDAYGKALIELGKKNQNIVVLDADLSKSTKTELFGKEFPDRFINCGIIEANMVGVASGLALSGKIVFVSSFACFVICKSYDQLRMSIANPMANVKIVASHGGISVGEDGASQQAIEDIALAASLPGFTVILPSDEHCTRELVIQAAQTPGPFYIRTGRPKAPLVHTEKTKFKIGKGVLLREGQDVTLIANGLLVFEALMAAEKLQNEGMSASVIDMHTIKPLDLELLKSECKKTGAIVTAEEHLLIGGLGSAVAQATAQIHPVPIEYVAINDTYAESGKGDELLVKYGLTSRHIVESVRKVFKRKSLR, encoded by the coding sequence ATGCCTCTCGAAAAAAAATTAGGTGCAGCAACGCGTGATGCTTATGGGAAAGCCCTCATAGAGCTTGGGAAGAAAAACCAAAACATTGTCGTCTTGGATGCGGATCTCTCCAAATCAACTAAAACCGAACTTTTTGGAAAAGAATTCCCGGATCGATTTATTAACTGCGGCATCATTGAAGCAAACATGGTGGGTGTTGCATCGGGACTCGCCCTTTCAGGAAAAATTGTCTTTGTTTCAAGCTTTGCCTGCTTTGTCATCTGCAAATCCTACGATCAACTGCGCATGTCTATCGCCAATCCCATGGCCAATGTCAAAATCGTCGCCTCTCATGGTGGAATCAGTGTCGGTGAGGACGGAGCCTCTCAACAGGCGATCGAAGACATTGCTCTTGCAGCTTCTCTTCCAGGATTCACCGTCATCCTCCCTTCGGATGAACATTGCACGCGAGAGCTCGTCATTCAAGCAGCCCAAACTCCTGGCCCCTTTTATATTCGCACCGGACGCCCGAAAGCCCCACTTGTTCACACTGAAAAAACGAAATTTAAAATTGGAAAAGGGGTCCTCCTCCGGGAAGGACAGGATGTCACACTCATTGCAAATGGCCTTCTTGTCTTTGAAGCCTTAATGGCTGCAGAAAAACTTCAAAATGAAGGAATGAGCGCTTCTGTCATTGACATGCACACCATTAAGCCTCTGGATTTGGAGCTCTTAAAATCCGAGTGCAAAAAAACGGGAGCCATTGTAACCGCCGAAGAGCATCTTTTAATTGGAGGCTTAGGAAGTGCAGTAGCCCAAGCAACGGCTCAAATCCATCCTGTTCCCATCGAATATGTTGCCATCAACGACACCTACGCAGAATCTGGAAAAGGTGACGAGCTTCTTGTAAAATATGGCCTCACCTCCCGCCATATTGTCGAATCTGTCCGAAAAGTGTTTAAGAGAAAATCTCTACGCTAA
- a CDS encoding DUF86 domain-containing protein, whose translation MPKRDVEHYIVDVLVAIYKVNHLVRSFFSKQELLRDFRSYDAVLRELQVIGEAIGNLIRYKILNEQYRPIVDFRNKITHEYFGIDIDIVWSVLREELPLLDKVVHELVLNYSEKNSLIEAIDCALIDHQRMQQGEIEDFLKKLKKKFI comes from the coding sequence ATGCCTAAGCGTGATGTGGAACATTATATTGTTGATGTTTTAGTGGCTATTTATAAGGTAAATCACCTTGTTCGCAGTTTTTTCTCCAAGCAAGAGCTCTTGCGAGATTTTAGGTCATACGATGCAGTTTTGAGAGAACTACAAGTGATAGGGGAAGCGATTGGTAATTTGATTCGATATAAAATTTTGAATGAACAATATCGCCCAATAGTAGACTTTAGAAATAAAATTACGCATGAATATTTTGGGATTGATATCGATATTGTTTGGTCTGTCTTAAGAGAAGAGCTTCCACTGCTTGACAAGGTAGTTCATGAATTAGTTCTAAACTACTCTGAAAAAAATAGTTTAATTGAGGCCATTGATTGTGCCTTGATTGATCATCAAAGAATGCAACAGGGTGAAATCGAAGATTTCTTAAAAAAACTCAAAAAAAAGTTTATTTAA